A single region of the Polymorphum gilvum SL003B-26A1 genome encodes:
- a CDS encoding ABC transporter ATP-binding protein, with protein MAEPLVRVENLWRRFDVSKPWLNRVIEGEPRQHLTAVAGVTFEINRGETFALVGESGSGKSTIAKMVVGLIPASEGHIYCEGHEMVGTSGAAMRALRRRFQMIFQDPFASLNPRWRVGDIIAEPIRTFGLASGAEVTKRVGDLLDTVGLSARDAEKFPHEFSGGQRQRIAIARALSSRPEFIVCDEPTSALDVSVQAQILNLMRDLQDELGLTYLFISHDLSVVRHMANRIGVLYLGRLVEVSEGKALFRTPQHPYTRMLLEAVPDLAMSGRRRKPVEGEIPNPINPPPGCAFHPRCPIAVERCRLEMPPEIRTPIGRAACFQLEDLHAEPA; from the coding sequence ATGGCTGAGCCGCTCGTGCGGGTGGAAAACCTGTGGCGCCGCTTCGACGTGTCGAAGCCCTGGCTGAACCGTGTGATCGAGGGTGAGCCACGCCAGCATCTCACTGCCGTCGCAGGTGTGACCTTCGAGATCAACCGCGGCGAGACCTTCGCCTTGGTGGGCGAATCCGGATCGGGCAAGTCGACCATCGCCAAGATGGTGGTCGGCCTGATCCCGGCCTCGGAGGGACACATCTACTGCGAGGGTCACGAGATGGTCGGCACCAGCGGCGCCGCCATGCGGGCGCTGCGCCGACGCTTCCAGATGATCTTCCAGGATCCGTTCGCCAGTCTCAATCCGCGCTGGCGGGTTGGCGACATCATCGCCGAACCGATCCGGACCTTCGGCCTGGCATCGGGGGCGGAGGTCACGAAGCGGGTCGGCGACCTTCTCGACACGGTCGGCCTGTCGGCAAGGGATGCGGAGAAGTTCCCGCACGAATTCTCCGGCGGCCAGCGCCAGCGCATTGCCATCGCCCGGGCGCTGTCGTCAAGGCCGGAATTCATCGTCTGCGACGAGCCGACCTCGGCTCTCGACGTTTCGGTCCAGGCGCAGATCCTCAATCTGATGCGCGACCTTCAGGACGAACTGGGGCTGACCTATCTCTTCATCAGCCATGACCTGTCGGTGGTGCGCCACATGGCCAACCGGATCGGCGTCCTCTATCTCGGGCGCCTGGTCGAGGTGTCGGAGGGCAAGGCCCTGTTCCGTACTCCGCAGCATCCCTACACGCGCATGCTGCTGGAAGCGGTGCCCGATCTGGCGATGTCCGGGCGCCGACGCAAGCCCGTCGAGGGGGAGATCCCCAATCCGATCAATCCGCCGCCGGGCTGCGCCTTCCATCCGCGCTGTCCGATCGCGGTGGAGCGGTGCAGGCTCGAGATGCCGCCGGAGATCCGCACTCCGATCGGCCGGGCGGCCTGCTTCCAACTGGAAGACCTGCACGCCGAACCGGCGTGA
- a CDS encoding ABC transporter ATP-binding protein, with the protein MAEVLLSVRDLVVEFPTRRGTLTAIDRVSFDIHAGEVLGVVGESGAGKSLTGAAIIGLLEPPGRIAGGEVRLRGERIDTLSPEAMRRIRGRRIGMVFQDPLTSLNPLYTISRQLTETILAHLDVSKAEARSRAIVLLERVGIPAAARRIDDYPHHFSGGMRQRVVIALALAAEPELVIADEPTTALDVSVQAQIIDLIKEICAERGAAVMLITHDMGVIAETADRVAVLYAGRLAEIGPVHDVIMRAEHPYTRGLMGSIPTLTQDAERLVQIPGAMPRLTAIPPGCAFNPRCVEAFERCRVDRPDPIERGHGRQVACWLYDKETVDG; encoded by the coding sequence ATGGCCGAGGTGCTGCTGTCCGTCCGCGACCTCGTGGTGGAGTTTCCCACCCGGCGGGGCACTCTGACCGCCATCGATCGGGTTTCGTTCGACATCCATGCCGGCGAAGTACTCGGCGTAGTTGGTGAATCGGGCGCGGGCAAGTCCCTGACCGGCGCGGCCATCATCGGCCTGCTGGAGCCTCCCGGGCGCATCGCCGGCGGCGAGGTCCGCCTGCGCGGCGAACGCATCGACACGCTGTCGCCCGAGGCGATGCGGCGTATTCGCGGCCGGCGCATCGGCATGGTGTTCCAGGATCCACTTACTAGCCTCAATCCGCTCTACACGATTTCCCGGCAACTGACCGAGACCATCCTGGCGCATCTCGATGTCAGCAAGGCGGAGGCCCGAAGCCGGGCCATCGTGCTGCTCGAAAGGGTCGGCATTCCTGCAGCGGCCCGGCGCATCGACGATTATCCGCATCACTTCTCCGGCGGCATGCGCCAGCGCGTGGTGATCGCGCTTGCGCTCGCAGCCGAACCCGAGCTGGTCATCGCCGACGAGCCGACAACGGCGCTCGACGTCTCCGTGCAGGCCCAGATCATCGACCTCATCAAGGAGATATGCGCGGAGCGGGGCGCTGCGGTCATGTTGATCACCCACGACATGGGCGTGATCGCCGAGACCGCTGACCGGGTCGCGGTCCTCTATGCCGGGCGCCTGGCCGAGATCGGGCCAGTCCATGACGTGATCATGCGGGCCGAGCATCCCTATACCCGCGGCCTGATGGGATCCATCCCGACCCTGACGCAGGATGCCGAGCGCCTGGTCCAGATCCCCGGCGCCATGCCCCGGCTGACCGCGATTCCGCCCGGCTGTGCCTTCAATCCCCGATGCGTCGAGGCATTCGAGCGCTGCCGAGTGGACCGACCCGATCCGATCGAGCGCGGCCACGGCCGGCAGGTCGCCTGCTGGCTCTACGACAAGGAGACAGTCGATGGCTGA
- a CDS encoding ABC transporter permease, which yields MTRLARLWDSDIAYSFRHSPVAVVAALVAIVIILAAALAPWIAPYNPFDPASLNLMDGFTPPGQPNQFTGNIYLLGTDNQGRDILSTILYGARISLFVGFASVLFAMVLGIGFGLAAGWRGGWVDSLLMRIADVQLSFPSILIALLIFGVARGFIPPSMREEVAIWVLIVSIGLSDWVQYARVVRGAAMVEKNKEYVQAARVIGVHPGRIVLTHILPNVLGPVLVIATIGLALAIIAEATLSFLGVGVPPTQPSLGTLIRIGQGFLFSGEWWILLFPAIALLALALSVNLLGDWLRDALNPRLR from the coding sequence ATGACGCGCCTTGCCCGCCTGTGGGACAGCGACATCGCCTATTCCTTCCGCCATTCGCCGGTCGCCGTCGTCGCCGCGCTGGTAGCAATAGTGATCATTCTGGCCGCAGCCCTGGCGCCCTGGATCGCGCCCTACAACCCCTTCGATCCCGCCAGCCTGAACCTGATGGACGGTTTCACGCCGCCGGGACAGCCCAACCAGTTTACCGGCAACATCTATCTACTCGGCACCGACAACCAGGGCCGCGACATCCTGTCGACCATCCTCTACGGAGCGCGGATCTCGCTGTTCGTCGGCTTTGCCTCGGTGCTGTTCGCCATGGTCCTCGGCATCGGTTTCGGCCTGGCCGCCGGATGGCGCGGCGGCTGGGTCGACAGCCTGCTGATGCGCATCGCCGACGTACAGCTGTCGTTTCCCTCCATCCTGATCGCGCTGCTGATCTTCGGTGTCGCCCGCGGCTTCATCCCGCCGAGCATGCGGGAGGAAGTGGCGATCTGGGTTCTCATCGTTTCCATAGGCCTGTCCGACTGGGTCCAGTACGCTCGTGTCGTGCGCGGCGCGGCAATGGTGGAGAAGAACAAGGAATACGTCCAGGCGGCGCGCGTCATCGGCGTTCATCCCGGCCGGATCGTGCTGACCCATATCCTGCCGAACGTGCTGGGGCCGGTCTTGGTGATCGCCACCATCGGCCTGGCGCTGGCCATCATTGCCGAGGCGACGCTGTCCTTCCTCGGCGTCGGCGTGCCGCCGACGCAGCCCTCTCTCGGCACCCTGATTCGCATCGGGCAGGGCTTCCTGTTCTCCGGCGAGTGGTGGATCCTGCTGTTTCCCGCCATCGCCCTGCTGGCGCTGGCGCTGTCGGTCAACCTCTTGGGCGACTGGCTGCGCGACGCCCTCAACCCGCGTCTGAGGTAA
- a CDS encoding GntR family transcriptional regulator, whose amino-acid sequence MAGSSPLRLLEPPNRPSVADAVFDELHRQILSLDLPPGTRVSEADVARALGVSRQPVRDAFYRLSKLGFLLIRPQRSTTVARISETAVMQARFIRSAIEAETVRTACETLTAPDHEALDALLERQKAAVEAADPLAFHELDDLSTAEQKSSIGRRKSRPPDAARGERREGVARPEFPACGVGDFLRGFSLPFGRGFERDDSCRRSSRGC is encoded by the coding sequence ATGGCCGGATCGAGCCCTCTGCGGCTCCTGGAGCCGCCGAACAGGCCTTCGGTGGCGGACGCCGTATTCGACGAACTGCACAGGCAGATTCTGTCGCTCGACCTGCCGCCGGGAACAAGGGTGTCGGAAGCCGACGTCGCCAGGGCACTCGGCGTGTCCCGCCAGCCAGTGCGCGACGCCTTCTACCGCTTGTCCAAGCTCGGCTTTCTTTTGATCCGGCCGCAGCGGTCGACCACCGTCGCGCGAATTTCCGAAACCGCGGTGATGCAGGCCCGCTTCATCCGCAGCGCGATCGAGGCGGAAACGGTCCGCACGGCTTGCGAGACGTTGACTGCGCCGGACCACGAAGCGCTCGACGCGCTGCTGGAGCGCCAGAAAGCCGCGGTCGAGGCAGCGGATCCGCTGGCGTTCCATGAGCTGGACGACCTGTCAACGGCGGAGCAAAAGTCGTCCATTGGGCGGCGTAAAAGTAGGCCACCTGACGCCGCACGCGGGGAACGTCGGGAGGGCGTAGCCCGACCAGAGTTTCCCGCGTGCGGCGTTGGCGACTTTTTGAGGGGCTTCAGCCTGCCCTTCGGGCGCGGCTTTGAGCGAGACGATAGCTGTCGCCGTTCATCTCGAGGATGTTGA
- a CDS encoding ABC transporter substrate-binding protein, whose translation MTLGFMRSGRLRRTTAALLASAALALTLVPAEAKTLRWARVGDALTLDPHSANEGPTSTLLHHIYETLVTRANDGSLEPGLATEWSIHPDDPSVWVFKLREGVKFHDGADFTAEDVVFSMERVRKESSDFKGLHSAVVGAEVVDNYTVHIKMSGPSPLYVQNLTNFFIMDKGWAEANGVETPQDFKAGEEKYTVRNTNGTGPYTLVSRDPEVRTVLALNPNHWAQPPQVTEIIYTPIKEAATRVAALLSGEVDFVQDVPVQDISRLEQTAGVKVTTGPENRSIFFAYDMGSDTLKSVSTGDNPFKKAEVREAFALALDRDAIMKVVMRGQSQPSGVAMPPFVNGWTEALHAYGDPDYDKAKGLLAEAGYPDGFSVDFHCPNDRYLNDEAICQAYVGMLGRIGVKANLVSQSRTIHFPAIQNREVDFYLLGWGVPTFDSAYVFDFLVHSQEDARGGWNGSRYNNPEVDAMIKSLATETDLEKRNATIAAIWDKVQADRVLLAVHNQLLAYAVKDGISLDVHPENQPKMTTVTFD comes from the coding sequence ATGACCCTTGGCTTCATGCGGTCCGGCCGACTGCGTCGTACCACAGCTGCTCTGCTGGCCAGCGCTGCTCTTGCTCTGACCCTTGTTCCGGCGGAAGCCAAAACTTTGCGTTGGGCGCGCGTGGGCGACGCACTCACCCTTGACCCGCATTCCGCCAACGAGGGCCCGACGTCCACCCTGCTGCACCATATCTATGAAACGCTGGTGACCCGCGCCAACGACGGCAGTCTGGAGCCCGGCTTGGCGACCGAGTGGTCGATCCATCCGGACGATCCGAGCGTCTGGGTGTTCAAGCTGCGCGAGGGCGTGAAGTTCCACGACGGCGCCGACTTTACCGCCGAGGACGTGGTCTTCTCGATGGAACGCGTGCGCAAGGAAAGCTCCGACTTCAAGGGCCTGCATTCGGCCGTCGTCGGAGCCGAGGTCGTCGACAATTATACTGTCCACATCAAGATGAGCGGGCCGTCGCCGCTTTACGTCCAGAACCTCACCAACTTCTTCATCATGGACAAGGGCTGGGCAGAGGCCAACGGTGTGGAGACCCCGCAGGACTTCAAGGCCGGCGAGGAAAAATATACCGTCCGTAACACCAACGGCACGGGCCCCTATACGCTCGTGTCGCGCGACCCGGAAGTGCGCACGGTGCTGGCGCTCAACCCGAACCACTGGGCCCAGCCGCCGCAGGTGACGGAGATCATCTATACCCCGATCAAGGAAGCCGCGACGCGCGTTGCCGCGCTGCTGTCGGGCGAGGTCGACTTCGTCCAGGACGTGCCCGTTCAGGACATCTCCCGCCTGGAGCAGACCGCCGGCGTGAAGGTCACCACAGGGCCCGAAAACCGCTCGATCTTCTTCGCCTATGACATGGGATCGGACACGCTGAAATCGGTCAGCACCGGCGACAACCCGTTCAAGAAGGCCGAGGTCCGCGAGGCCTTCGCCCTGGCGCTCGATCGTGACGCGATCATGAAGGTCGTCATGCGCGGCCAGTCCCAGCCCTCGGGCGTGGCCATGCCGCCGTTCGTCAACGGCTGGACCGAGGCGCTCCATGCCTATGGAGATCCGGACTACGACAAGGCCAAGGGCCTGCTGGCCGAAGCCGGCTATCCGGACGGCTTCTCGGTCGATTTTCACTGCCCGAACGACCGCTATCTCAACGACGAGGCGATCTGCCAGGCCTATGTCGGCATGCTCGGCCGCATCGGCGTGAAGGCCAACCTGGTGTCGCAGTCGCGTACCATCCACTTCCCGGCGATCCAGAACCGCGAAGTGGACTTCTACCTGCTCGGTTGGGGCGTGCCGACCTTCGATTCGGCCTATGTGTTCGACTTCTTGGTGCATTCGCAGGAAGACGCGCGCGGCGGCTGGAACGGGTCGCGCTACAACAACCCGGAGGTCGATGCGATGATCAAGTCGCTGGCGACCGAGACCGATCTCGAGAAGCGCAATGCCACGATTGCGGCGATCTGGGACAAGGTTCAGGCGGACCGCGTCCTGCTGGCCGTGCACAACCAGTTGCTGGCCTATGCGGTGAAGGACGGCATCAGCCTGGACGTCCATCCGGAGAACCAGCCGAAGATGACCACGGTCACCTTCGACTGA
- a CDS encoding FadR/GntR family transcriptional regulator, translating into MPLVAEDVASQIQDFIIAQNLSEGSRLPSERDLAKILSTSRPTVSQAIRILVVKGLIQSRRGSGSYVTRRPQESLAASVNLMLDLDRDSVHHLNDLRLWLETMGIVQAIERGTDAEIAEGEAALEVLKDSIGDISAWMSADTHFHATLVRASHNPYLASIFESVHATLIEYEYRAWVDKGTVPKWLRKTEAAAVTALHEPILQAFKERNEEAGRIAVLHHHYVMAQHLIASHAQ; encoded by the coding sequence GTGCCGCTCGTAGCCGAGGACGTCGCTTCCCAGATCCAGGACTTCATCATCGCCCAGAACCTGTCGGAGGGCAGCCGTCTGCCGTCCGAACGCGATCTGGCTAAGATACTTAGCACCAGTCGGCCGACCGTCAGCCAGGCGATCCGAATCCTCGTGGTCAAGGGCCTGATCCAGTCCCGGCGCGGGTCGGGGAGTTATGTGACCCGGCGGCCGCAGGAAAGCCTCGCCGCTTCCGTGAACCTGATGCTCGATCTTGACCGGGACTCCGTTCACCACCTGAACGACCTGCGTCTGTGGCTGGAGACGATGGGGATCGTCCAGGCCATCGAACGGGGTACGGACGCGGAAATCGCCGAAGGCGAGGCGGCGCTGGAGGTCCTCAAGGACAGCATTGGCGACATTTCGGCCTGGATGAGCGCGGACACCCATTTCCACGCGACCCTCGTACGCGCGTCGCACAACCCCTATCTGGCGTCGATCTTCGAAAGCGTGCACGCAACGCTGATCGAGTACGAGTACCGGGCCTGGGTCGACAAGGGCACGGTGCCGAAATGGCTCCGCAAGACCGAGGCCGCCGCCGTGACCGCCCTGCATGAGCCCATTCTCCAGGCGTTCAAGGAGCGCAACGAGGAGGCCGGGCGCATCGCCGTCCTGCACCACCACTATGTCATGGCCCAGCACCTGATCGCCAGCCACGCACAATAG
- a CDS encoding 1-deoxy-D-xylulose-5-phosphate synthase N-terminal domain-containing protein: MIPNTTLGRLADRLRLRAVRMVAPHGFGYLGQVLSSAELFAALYASHYRPGTDRIVISPGHYIIAAFAAAAEVGLLDEAALETYGHDGSVLEAIGTEKSPAVDLTGGSLGMGLSGALGFALSQRLRNEPKANVFVLVSDGELQEGQLWEAAMFAAHNRLDNIVVLLDANDSQVDGPVSSITTIEPIAAKWESFGWAAFDVDGHDAEAVDAALAQAIAADRPAVVIGRTSTVHGLSVLPEAADGHFIKLPADLAEAAIAELEARLA; encoded by the coding sequence ATGATTCCGAATACGACCCTCGGCCGCCTCGCGGACCGGTTGCGGCTGCGCGCCGTCAGGATGGTCGCTCCGCACGGCTTCGGCTATCTCGGCCAGGTCCTGTCCTCGGCGGAACTGTTCGCTGCTCTCTATGCCAGCCATTATCGGCCCGGAACCGACAGGATCGTCATCTCCCCAGGCCATTATATCATCGCAGCTTTCGCAGCGGCCGCAGAAGTCGGCCTACTCGACGAAGCGGCCCTTGAAACCTACGGCCACGACGGCTCAGTCCTGGAGGCAATCGGCACCGAAAAGTCGCCTGCGGTCGATCTGACCGGCGGATCGCTCGGCATGGGCCTGTCCGGTGCGCTCGGTTTCGCCCTGTCGCAGCGGCTTCGCAACGAGCCGAAAGCCAATGTGTTCGTGCTCGTCAGCGACGGCGAGCTGCAGGAAGGCCAGCTTTGGGAGGCGGCCATGTTTGCCGCGCACAACCGGCTCGACAATATCGTCGTGCTGCTGGACGCCAACGATTCCCAGGTTGACGGACCGGTATCCTCGATCACCACCATCGAGCCGATCGCGGCAAAGTGGGAAAGTTTCGGCTGGGCGGCGTTCGACGTCGACGGCCATGACGCGGAAGCCGTCGACGCGGCCCTCGCCCAGGCGATCGCGGCAGACAGGCCCGCTGTCGTGATCGGCCGAACCTCCACCGTCCACGGCCTGTCGGTGCTACCCGAAGCCGCCGACGGCCATTTCATCAAGCTGCCCGCCGACCTCGCCGAAGCGGCCATTGCGGAACTGGAGGCTCGCCTTGCGTAA
- the istB gene encoding IS21-like element helper ATPase IstB, with the protein MSTQASDNPPAILLSHTLKTLKLPTFQREYQKLARLCATQGVDHVGYLTRLAEQEMIERDRRKVERRIKAARFPVVKSLDSFDFAAIPKLNKMQVLELARCEWVERRENVIALGPSGTGKTHVALGLGLAACQKGLSVGFTTAAALVSEMMEARDERRLLRFQKQMAAYKLLIIDELGFVPLSKTGAELLFELIAQRYERGATLITSNLPFDEWTETLGSERLTGALLDRLTHHVNILEMNGDSYRLAQSRARRAG; encoded by the coding sequence ATGAGCACCCAAGCGTCAGACAATCCCCCTGCGATCCTGCTCTCCCACACGCTCAAGACCCTCAAGCTGCCGACCTTCCAGCGCGAGTATCAGAAGCTGGCCCGGCTCTGCGCCACACAGGGCGTGGACCATGTCGGATACCTCACTCGGCTTGCTGAGCAGGAGATGATCGAACGGGATCGCCGCAAGGTCGAACGCCGCATCAAGGCGGCGAGGTTCCCGGTCGTCAAAAGCCTCGACAGCTTCGACTTCGCCGCTATCCCGAAGCTCAACAAGATGCAGGTGCTGGAGCTGGCCCGCTGCGAATGGGTCGAGCGGCGCGAGAACGTCATCGCGCTTGGCCCCAGCGGCACGGGCAAGACCCATGTGGCGCTCGGTCTCGGTCTGGCCGCCTGCCAGAAGGGCTTGTCCGTCGGCTTCACGACCGCCGCTGCCCTGGTCAGCGAGATGATGGAGGCGCGCGACGAGCGACGTCTGCTGCGTTTCCAGAAGCAGATGGCAGCCTACAAGCTCCTGATCATCGACGAACTGGGCTTCGTGCCATTGTCAAAGACCGGGGCGGAATTGCTGTTCGAGCTGATCGCGCAACGCTACGAACGCGGTGCCACCCTGATCACCAGCAATCTGCCATTCGACGAATGGACCGAGACGCTGGGATCGGAACGGCTGACCGGCGCACTGCTCGACCGGCTGACCCACCACGTCAACATCCTCGAGATGAACGGCGACAGCTATCGTCTCGCTCAAAGCCGCGCCCGAAGGGCAGGCTGA
- a CDS encoding ABC transporter permease has protein sequence MIAYILRRLAQSVLVMLVVALVSFSLFRYVGDPVATMMGQEASVADREALRERLGLNDPVIVQFGTFIVRAAQGNFGVSYRLQQPVLELILSRLPATLELALISGGIAFVFGVALGVYTALNRRGWLSNVIMTTSLIGVSLPTFLIGVLLIWIFAVELQWLPSFGRGETVDIGPWRTGLLTASGRASLVLPAITLGLYQMTLIMRLVRAEMLEVLRTDYIKFARARGLPNRMVNFGHALKNTLVPVITITGLQLGSIIAFAIITETVFQWPGVGALFINSVQFVDVPVMAAYLMLIALIFVLINLIVDLLYYAVDPRLRVDRAGARH, from the coding sequence ATGATTGCCTACATCCTTCGGCGGCTGGCCCAGTCCGTGCTGGTCATGCTGGTCGTCGCGCTCGTGTCTTTCTCACTATTCCGCTACGTCGGCGACCCGGTCGCGACCATGATGGGCCAGGAGGCCAGCGTTGCCGACCGCGAGGCGTTGCGCGAGCGACTGGGTCTGAACGACCCGGTGATCGTCCAGTTCGGCACATTCATCGTGCGCGCCGCCCAGGGCAATTTCGGCGTCTCCTATCGGCTGCAGCAGCCGGTCCTGGAACTGATCCTGTCGCGCCTGCCGGCAACGCTGGAACTGGCTTTGATTTCAGGTGGGATCGCCTTCGTGTTCGGCGTCGCACTCGGCGTCTACACGGCCCTCAACCGACGCGGCTGGCTGTCGAACGTGATCATGACCACCTCCCTGATCGGCGTCTCCCTGCCAACGTTCCTGATCGGCGTGCTGCTGATCTGGATCTTCGCGGTCGAGCTGCAGTGGCTGCCGAGTTTCGGCAGGGGCGAGACTGTCGATATCGGGCCTTGGCGGACGGGCTTGCTGACGGCCTCCGGGCGCGCATCGCTGGTGTTGCCGGCAATCACGCTCGGCCTTTACCAGATGACGCTGATCATGCGTCTGGTCCGCGCCGAGATGCTGGAGGTCCTTCGCACCGATTACATCAAGTTCGCCCGGGCGCGTGGGCTGCCCAACCGCATGGTGAATTTCGGGCATGCCCTGAAGAACACCCTGGTTCCGGTGATCACCATCACCGGTCTGCAGCTCGGCTCGATCATTGCGTTCGCCATCATCACCGAGACGGTGTTCCAGTGGCCGGGCGTCGGGGCGCTGTTCATCAATTCGGTCCAGTTCGTCGACGTGCCGGTGATGGCCGCCTACCTGATGTTGATCGCGCTGATCTTCGTGCTGATCAACCTGATCGTCGACCTGCTTTATTACGCCGTCGACCCGCGCCTGCGCGTCGACCGTGCCGGCGCGAGGCACTGA
- the uxaC gene encoding glucuronate isomerase, with product MALLTPDRLFPTDPRTRDIARALYQTVAGLPIVSPHGHTDPRWYAENEPFSDPAQLFITPDHYVFRMLFSQGITLESLGVTRADGGRVETDGRTIWRLFAENYHLFRATPSRLWLDHAFETVFGLTTRISAATADDTYDHIADCLTKPDFTPRALFERFNIEVIATTESPLDDLRWHRMIRDSGWHGRVITAYRPDAVIDPEVAGFAQNVERLGALTGEDATTWEGYLLAHRIRRAYFKEFGATSSDHGHATARTENLPQGEAAALFHKALRGTCSAEEADAFRGHMLTEMARMSLEDGLVLQIHPGSFRNHSDPIMATFGRDKGFDIPTRTDYVRALKPLLDAVGLERELTIIVFTLDETTYARELAPLAGVYPALKLGPAWWFHDSPEGMRRFREMTTETAGFYNTVGFNDDTRAFCSIPARHDVARRVDCAYLATLVDTGRLHEDEAFDVAEDLAYRLAKQAYRL from the coding sequence GTGGCTTTGCTGACCCCTGACAGGCTGTTTCCCACTGATCCGCGGACGCGCGACATTGCCCGCGCGCTGTATCAGACCGTTGCGGGCCTGCCGATCGTCAGCCCGCACGGTCACACCGATCCGCGCTGGTACGCGGAGAACGAGCCGTTCTCCGACCCTGCCCAGCTCTTCATCACCCCGGACCATTACGTGTTCCGGATGCTGTTTTCCCAGGGAATCACCCTGGAAAGCCTCGGCGTGACGCGCGCCGACGGCGGCCGTGTCGAGACCGACGGCCGCACGATCTGGCGCCTGTTTGCGGAGAACTACCACCTCTTCCGCGCCACTCCGTCCCGCCTGTGGCTCGATCATGCCTTCGAGACCGTGTTCGGCCTGACGACCCGGATTTCGGCGGCGACTGCGGATGACACCTACGACCACATCGCCGACTGCCTGACGAAACCGGACTTCACCCCGCGTGCGCTGTTCGAGCGCTTCAACATCGAGGTCATCGCCACGACGGAAAGCCCGCTCGACGACCTGCGCTGGCATCGCATGATCCGCGACAGCGGCTGGCACGGCCGCGTGATCACGGCCTATCGCCCGGATGCCGTGATCGATCCTGAGGTTGCCGGATTCGCTCAGAACGTCGAACGGCTCGGTGCCCTGACCGGCGAAGACGCCACCACCTGGGAAGGCTATCTCCTGGCCCACCGCATCCGGCGCGCCTATTTCAAAGAATTCGGGGCGACCTCCAGCGATCACGGCCATGCCACCGCCCGCACGGAGAATCTGCCGCAGGGCGAGGCCGCCGCTCTCTTCCACAAAGCCCTGCGAGGAACCTGCTCTGCGGAGGAAGCCGACGCCTTCCGGGGACACATGCTGACCGAGATGGCGCGCATGAGCCTCGAGGACGGCCTCGTGCTGCAGATCCACCCGGGCAGCTTCCGCAACCACTCCGACCCGATCATGGCCACCTTCGGGCGAGACAAGGGCTTCGACATCCCGACGCGCACCGACTATGTCCGCGCCCTGAAGCCGCTGCTCGACGCCGTCGGCCTGGAACGCGAGTTGACGATCATCGTCTTCACGCTCGACGAAACAACATACGCCCGCGAACTCGCCCCGCTCGCCGGCGTCTATCCAGCCCTGAAACTCGGTCCGGCCTGGTGGTTCCACGACAGCCCCGAGGGCATGCGCCGGTTCCGGGAGATGACCACGGAGACCGCCGGCTTCTACAACACCGTCGGCTTCAACGACGACACCCGCGCCTTCTGTTCCATCCCGGCCCGCCACGACGTGGCGCGGCGGGTGGACTGCGCCTATCTCGCCACGCTGGTCGACACCGGACGGCTTCATGAAGACGAGGCCTTTGACGTCGCCGAAGACCTCGCCTACCGGCTTGCGAAACAGGCCTACAGGCTCTGA